In Ktedonobacterales bacterium, the following proteins share a genomic window:
- a CDS encoding response regulator, giving the protein MLIVHSADSAQTEADEPPWVLIVDDDAAIRKMLVDALSLEGFQTETARDGREALELLEDGKRRIVLLDLMMPIMDGWELCRHLAERVTLRQQLSIILMSAGEKLDQARDLQVEGYLAKPFDVDHLLECLNPFVSEARS; this is encoded by the coding sequence ATGCTGATCGTTCATAGCGCGGACTCTGCCCAGACGGAGGCTGACGAACCGCCCTGGGTGTTGATTGTGGATGATGATGCTGCCATCCGTAAGATGCTGGTGGATGCGCTCTCGCTGGAGGGATTTCAGACGGAGACCGCCCGCGATGGGCGGGAGGCGCTGGAGTTGTTGGAGGATGGCAAAAGACGTATCGTTTTGCTTGATTTGATGATGCCCATCATGGATGGATGGGAACTCTGTCGCCATCTGGCGGAACGTGTGACGCTGCGCCAGCAACTCTCTATTATTCTGATGTCGGCAGGGGAAAAGTTGGACCAGGCGCGCGATCTCCAGGTAGAGGGCTATCTCGCCAAGCCCTTTGATGTCGATCATCTGCTGGAGTGTCTGAACCCGTTTGTTTCTGAGGCCCGGTCCTGA
- a CDS encoding GAF domain-containing protein, translating into MKQPPDGSPASSLHSVALFSPSASAPGAASGAGAAHGYHRARLRRVSRAAGPQEGLVFSAGLKSLDFPANPELYARALNAAIELLRADGGVLAMLDPTGQHLVIRQERVIGVLEETYTALAALGNPSPPLARPDVLTREGAAAPELEITRPLPILPSAAQSPSKAADQEAALETSEENDPSASSSVNRVEAQEPGYRCGQGFLGHVWKMNQAITLSDEKCRELPRDETTAPDQNLAWHIGAPIRVPDSLLPLGIDEPASVVGVIAVAFQDKHWSPPKRYMEMLQLHADRVALALQTAWLEETRHRQAKFLSLLHDVTLHFSTTLDQERLFAELHQLIVAVLGTTSFAILLYHRDRDKEEVEFAYAAEQAATEHAAPAKHRAVREKQMPAWWKKVKDGAIVTISTPEERQEYAKALQSGWLSGESFESMLIVPLLTRTREHILGALGVASQQPRSYSREQIEMLETIAHTAAFAFENAELYALSTRSLEQAKSKKRQVAALNNAVNTLNASLHVDEILQKLVKQANILTEAQLCTVFLFEDDEKTLVARASNANQMHFHAWGIIALEEIRIQPSSSIMKRLKVGETVVLNDLEAERASETLTGEVYRRYDVRSLLLVPIRRQGTLLGLLVVYTPGERHLFQPDEISLLEGLAGQAAVAINNAQLYTDLEQALAQQKELDRLKDDFIVTASHEFRTPLSAIHGYASLLQRHSARLTMDQARRFSSEITRAAQQLVGMVTTLMDASRLDSRKLSLNPQPVEVRLLAESALALVQPDIQQPIHMDIPTDLWVHADPDRLRQVMTNLLTNAGKYSPFSNPIDFIAHVEQHFSLSEASSQTEPAPYLIVSVVDRGDGISAEDQKKLFQKFVRLQRSLTTPVRGTGLGLYICRQYLTAMGGAIWVESTIGEGSTFSFALPLTTPPADASGSGKAAALPPHG; encoded by the coding sequence ATGAAACAGCCTCCCGATGGCTCGCCAGCCTCTTCGCTGCATTCTGTGGCGCTCTTCTCACCGTCCGCCTCAGCGCCAGGGGCAGCAAGTGGGGCTGGAGCAGCGCATGGCTATCACCGAGCCAGGCTGCGCCGGGTGAGTCGGGCTGCTGGCCCCCAAGAGGGATTGGTGTTCTCGGCTGGCCTGAAAAGTCTGGATTTTCCTGCGAATCCCGAACTCTACGCGCGCGCGCTGAATGCTGCCATTGAATTGCTGCGCGCTGATGGTGGTGTGCTGGCGATGTTGGATCCAACAGGCCAGCACTTAGTCATTCGCCAGGAGCGCGTCATCGGGGTGCTTGAAGAAACCTACACAGCCCTGGCCGCGCTGGGAAATCCATCACCGCCGCTTGCCCGTCCAGACGTTCTCACAAGAGAAGGAGCAGCGGCGCCTGAGCTAGAAATCACACGCCCCCTGCCCATTCTGCCATCGGCTGCCCAGTCTCCCAGTAAGGCCGCAGACCAGGAGGCTGCCTTGGAGACCAGCGAAGAGAATGACCCATCAGCGTCTTCATCTGTCAATAGAGTAGAGGCTCAGGAGCCTGGCTATCGCTGTGGTCAAGGGTTTCTTGGGCACGTCTGGAAAATGAACCAGGCTATCACTCTCTCCGATGAGAAGTGTCGGGAGCTTCCACGCGACGAGACGACAGCGCCGGATCAGAACCTGGCCTGGCATATTGGCGCGCCCATTCGTGTTCCTGATTCGCTGCTTCCGCTTGGGATTGATGAGCCTGCTTCGGTTGTCGGGGTGATTGCCGTTGCGTTTCAAGATAAGCATTGGTCGCCTCCCAAGCGTTACATGGAAATGCTGCAACTGCACGCGGACCGCGTGGCGCTGGCTCTGCAAACCGCCTGGCTGGAGGAAACCCGCCACCGCCAGGCAAAGTTCCTGAGCCTGCTGCATGACGTGACGCTTCACTTTTCGACGACGCTCGATCAAGAGCGACTATTTGCGGAACTGCATCAACTGATCGTCGCTGTGCTGGGCACCACGTCTTTTGCCATCCTCCTATATCATCGGGATCGAGACAAGGAAGAGGTCGAATTTGCCTATGCTGCGGAGCAGGCAGCGACAGAGCATGCCGCGCCTGCTAAACACCGCGCCGTGAGAGAAAAGCAGATGCCTGCCTGGTGGAAGAAAGTCAAGGATGGCGCGATTGTCACCATCTCTACCCCGGAAGAGCGCCAGGAGTATGCGAAGGCTCTCCAGTCTGGCTGGCTGAGCGGCGAATCGTTTGAGTCTATGTTGATCGTCCCACTGCTGACCAGAACGCGCGAGCATATCCTCGGCGCGCTGGGTGTGGCGAGCCAGCAGCCGCGCTCCTACTCGCGTGAGCAGATTGAGATGCTGGAAACCATCGCGCATACGGCTGCGTTTGCGTTTGAGAATGCGGAACTTTACGCGCTCAGCACCCGTTCACTGGAACAGGCAAAAAGTAAGAAGCGCCAGGTGGCTGCGCTCAACAACGCTGTGAATACCCTGAACGCCAGCTTACATGTTGATGAGATCCTGCAAAAGCTGGTGAAGCAGGCCAACATCTTGACGGAAGCGCAACTCTGTACCGTTTTCCTCTTTGAGGACGATGAGAAAACACTGGTGGCGCGGGCATCAAATGCCAACCAGATGCACTTTCACGCCTGGGGTATTATCGCGCTGGAGGAGATTCGAATTCAGCCCTCAAGCAGCATCATGAAGCGGCTCAAGGTTGGTGAGACGGTTGTGCTGAATGATCTGGAAGCTGAACGGGCCTCCGAAACGCTCACAGGCGAGGTCTATCGCCGCTATGATGTGCGTTCGCTGCTGCTGGTTCCCATTCGGCGGCAGGGGACGCTTCTGGGACTGCTTGTCGTCTATACCCCTGGCGAGCGCCATCTCTTCCAGCCGGATGAGATTTCCTTGCTAGAGGGGCTGGCCGGCCAGGCGGCGGTGGCAATCAACAATGCTCAGCTCTATACGGACCTAGAGCAGGCGCTGGCGCAGCAAAAAGAGCTTGATCGTCTGAAGGATGATTTTATTGTGACAGCCTCGCATGAGTTTCGCACCCCGCTGAGCGCGATTCATGGCTATGCCTCGCTGCTCCAGCGCCACAGCGCCAGGCTGACAATGGACCAGGCCCGCCGCTTTTCCTCAGAAATTACGCGCGCCGCTCAGCAGTTGGTGGGCATGGTGACAACGTTGATGGATGCCTCGCGCCTGGATTCGCGCAAGCTCTCCCTGAATCCCCAGCCGGTTGAGGTGCGCCTTCTGGCTGAGAGCGCGCTGGCGCTGGTACAGCCCGATATTCAGCAGCCGATTCATATGGATATTCCCACCGACCTGTGGGTTCATGCCGATCCGGATCGGCTGCGCCAGGTGATGACGAACCTGCTGACCAATGCCGGAAAATACTCTCCTTTTTCCAACCCTATTGATTTTATCGCCCATGTGGAGCAGCACTTTAGCCTATCTGAAGCGTCCTCGCAGACGGAGCCTGCTCCCTATCTGATTGTCAGCGTGGTTGATCGCGGGGATGGTATCTCGGCTGAAGATCAGAAAAAGCTGTTTCAAAAATTTGTCCGGCTCCAGCGCTCCTTGACTACTCCGGTGCGCGGGACCGGCCTGGGCCTGTATATCTGTCGCCAGTATCTGACCGCAATGGGTGGAGCCATCTGGGTAGAAAGTACCATCGGCGAGGGGTCCACCTTTAGCTTTGCTTTGCCGCTGACGACCCCTCCGGCTGATGCGTCCGGCAGCGGCAAAGCTGCTGCGCTCCCTCCACATGGGTGA
- a CDS encoding pitrilysin family protein: protein MTISSSQGMSGAKNNANGASSRFYTHRLSNGLQILAEHMPDFESVAVAFHVRTGARDEANPRLYGVSHFLEHMVFKGTQKRSAEEISLAFNNIGAEFNAFTSLEQTFYYARILGENLAPAIEILADMMQPKLDADEFNTERGVIIEEIARSEEVPARQAYRWLMKHYFGEYALGREVLGSRDSIGAMNVEWMRDYWRQRYSANNLILTVAGNFQWDQVLELAERYCATWQSGEAGRARQPYAPASARTAVCTKEKLQQEQLLLAFPSLGLEDPDYYTMELACMALGDGSGSRLFWNIHQKGLAEAAVAGLMAFDGTGLVELYATTSPTNAPEVLRLMRAELQGLVEEGVHEDELRRAKDKLISQIVLNAEHTASRMQALPATWLSEGKLKSAEDEVADVEAVTVEKVRDTLARFPIMEKLVVTGYGPLDEQGLGL, encoded by the coding sequence ATGACCATTTCAAGCTCACAGGGAATGAGCGGAGCAAAGAATAACGCAAACGGCGCCAGCAGCCGCTTCTACACCCACCGACTGAGCAATGGCTTGCAGATACTGGCCGAACACATGCCCGATTTCGAGTCGGTGGCAGTAGCGTTTCATGTGCGCACCGGCGCACGCGACGAAGCGAACCCTCGTCTCTATGGTGTCTCCCACTTTCTGGAGCATATGGTCTTCAAAGGCACCCAGAAACGCTCTGCCGAGGAGATTAGCCTGGCGTTCAATAACATCGGGGCCGAGTTTAACGCCTTTACCTCGCTGGAGCAAACCTTCTATTACGCGCGCATCCTGGGAGAGAACCTCGCGCCAGCTATCGAAATCCTGGCCGATATGATGCAGCCCAAACTGGATGCAGACGAGTTTAACACCGAGCGCGGCGTGATTATCGAAGAGATTGCCCGCTCGGAGGAAGTGCCAGCGCGCCAGGCGTACCGCTGGCTGATGAAGCATTACTTTGGCGAGTATGCGCTGGGCCGCGAGGTGTTGGGGTCGCGCGACAGCATCGGGGCCATGAATGTCGAGTGGATGCGTGACTACTGGCGGCAGCGTTACAGCGCCAACAACCTGATCCTCACGGTGGCTGGCAATTTCCAATGGGATCAGGTGTTGGAACTGGCCGAACGCTACTGCGCAACCTGGCAGAGCGGCGAAGCCGGACGCGCGCGGCAGCCTTACGCGCCCGCATCAGCCCGAACCGCCGTGTGTACCAAAGAGAAGCTGCAACAAGAGCAGCTTTTACTGGCCTTCCCATCACTGGGGCTGGAAGACCCCGATTATTACACTATGGAACTGGCCTGCATGGCGCTGGGCGATGGCTCCGGTTCGCGGCTCTTCTGGAACATTCACCAGAAAGGGCTGGCCGAAGCGGCAGTGGCCGGGCTGATGGCTTTTGACGGAACCGGGCTGGTGGAACTCTATGCCACGACCAGTCCCACCAACGCGCCAGAGGTGCTGCGCCTGATGCGGGCAGAACTTCAGGGGCTGGTCGAAGAAGGCGTTCACGAGGATGAACTGCGGCGGGCCAAAGACAAGCTGATTAGCCAGATCGTCTTGAACGCCGAGCATACCGCCAGCCGCATGCAGGCGCTTCCGGCCACCTGGCTCTCCGAAGGCAAATTGAAGTCAGCCGAAGATGAGGTAGCCGACGTAGAAGCCGTGACCGTCGAGAAAGTGCGGGATACGCTCGCCCGCTTCCCCATCATGGAAAAGCTCGTCGTCACCGGGTATGGTCCGCTTGATGAGCAAGGGCTGGGCCTCTGA
- a CDS encoding threonine/serine dehydratase gives MVTLEDVVEAQRVIAGRLHRTPLLSAQALGEMAQPPVRLFLKAELLQKTGAFKVRGALNKLASLSSEQKQRGLITVSAGNHAQAVAWSAAAEHVPATVVMAETAVRSKVNATRGYGAEVVLFGTSMSGIFDHAHQLERERGLLFIPPFDDPRIVAGQGTVGLEILEDMPDPDVVIIPCGGGGLCSGVATAIKSKRPQTRIVIVEPEGAPTMRRSLDAGKPAALESINTIADGLTAPFTSDLTLSLTQCYVDDAVLVSDAEIAQAMGLILERCKLLAEPAAAASVAALLCGKVNAAEGAKVVAILSGGNVDRERLKQLL, from the coding sequence ATGGTGACGCTTGAGGATGTCGTTGAGGCGCAGCGCGTAATCGCCGGTCGGTTGCATCGCACGCCCCTGCTTTCTGCCCAGGCGCTGGGGGAGATGGCCCAGCCGCCGGTACGCCTTTTCTTGAAAGCCGAGCTGCTGCAAAAAACGGGAGCCTTCAAGGTGCGCGGCGCGCTCAATAAGCTGGCGTCGCTGAGTTCTGAGCAGAAGCAGCGTGGGTTGATTACCGTCTCGGCTGGCAATCACGCGCAGGCGGTGGCCTGGAGCGCCGCTGCCGAGCATGTGCCTGCAACGGTGGTGATGGCTGAAACGGCGGTGCGCAGCAAAGTCAATGCGACGCGCGGCTATGGCGCGGAGGTTGTTCTCTTTGGCACGAGTATGTCGGGCATCTTCGATCACGCGCACCAGCTTGAGCGCGAGCGCGGCCTGCTCTTCATTCCGCCGTTTGATGATCCGCGCATTGTCGCCGGACAGGGGACCGTCGGCCTGGAGATTCTGGAAGATATGCCTGATCCCGATGTGGTGATCATCCCTTGCGGTGGAGGCGGCCTCTGCTCTGGCGTGGCGACGGCCATCAAATCGAAGCGCCCGCAGACGCGCATCGTGATTGTTGAGCCGGAGGGCGCGCCGACGATGCGCCGCTCGCTGGACGCGGGCAAACCGGCGGCGCTGGAGAGCATCAACACGATTGCCGATGGGCTGACTGCGCCGTTCACCAGCGACCTGACACTTTCGCTCACCCAGTGCTATGTGGATGACGCGGTGCTGGTTTCCGATGCCGAGATTGCCCAGGCGATGGGCCTGATTCTGGAACGCTGCAAGCTGCTGGCTGAGCCTGCCGCAGCGGCCAGCGTGGCGGCCCTGCTTTGCGGCAAAGTAAATGCCGCTGAGGGAGCAAAGGTCGTTGCCATCCTCAGCGGCGGAAACGTTGACCGCGAGCGCCTGAAACAGCTTTTATAG
- a CDS encoding ATP-dependent helicase has product MNDIAQAIAAAEQLRVSYEAAHPEQSDPLAAMPIDSLVAWKGVAVERFNPVDAPPGTLGWLEPGEDLIWLSVSLDEPVRRFTLAHELGHWALHRRVGGQADVVSGGLPLVGSDQQGACTAEDIEAYLAGGLAEDELLQPGQSYSPRARRERAADAFAAALLAPLERVRLLFLGTPEREPLDPERLAAHFGMTLQALLGRLAEMLREQPNLREPAMPQARPARRAKTQPTSAPGTYDPWQQAAIAAATPALVVAGPGSGKTSTLVGRVRHVVEEQGVAPDRILALTFSNKAALEMRERIAALLGAESVLPTVSTFHSFCADLLRLYGPQVGLRPDFALLDLPGSYFLLRKVAGRLPLRHYGHLSNPELHFATLLGAISRAKDELATPEDYLRLAEAALVGAQSDEERLKAERAREVALVYQVYQQALAAQGNADFGDLILLAVQFLKATPAALAELHGRYQHILVDEFQDINRASGVLLKLLAGERANIWVVGDQDQAIYRFRGASPANIGQFHRDYPGAQVLPLSRNYRSLADIVAAAGAFREAALRLSVSSQPGAPSEDQKEAPERTSQEAPSEQSAASESQEAVRLAPEEPIITLAAAPDAQGEIAGLVSAIEERHARGVPYRDQVVLCRTREQARMVIEGLERVGMPASAGGSLLEQPDVKDLLAIVALLAEPSGMGLLRAAAQPDHFIPRDDLLALFAHAQREGIPAGVLLWQPERLPTLSPQGFVGAMRLADILADLRATPDLWTLLAHYVFIHTALARRLLQANDQASRQPARPHLDHLRGVLDLARRFDTQEREREAEEDQGAAADPGKRWERFLEYLRVLIELRADDGGRREPEDGDGEAADIVRVMTVHASKGLEFPVVYLPQLAQQRFPVSMRSEAAPMPPGLCEDETIRSRHDARVAHLLDEASLFYVGLTRARDELLLSYAERYKKRRAAASDFLRHIEEAPGARLRRVRWGEADLAALEGKASEAQSAADGLALEKEPGARPAAISAGELETYLRCPRQYQYRYVYGFQPAGQGYRQFYECVQRTLRVLHERLAAAGAASGLASQPEENASASAEPAFSLEAAQELFAENWRQFGPLEHPFAENYFAHGLRVIERTWRGLTGAAESQAQEAATDRADDEARPTAKLAASSRLSQRLDARLDGQAIQVTVDRVEEEGLPLAVDPERPVRLVRHRMSGKDEEKADVEVRHVLYALAQEQRTPGRPVEVYEHNLSTGALVPVPLDSRAAQNRRADLAAALVGMRARRYPPKPDRRLCPRCPFLMICPAE; this is encoded by the coding sequence ATGAATGATATTGCCCAGGCGATTGCTGCTGCCGAGCAGTTGCGTGTAAGTTACGAAGCGGCTCATCCTGAACAAAGCGATCCCCTGGCTGCCATGCCGATTGACTCGCTGGTAGCCTGGAAAGGGGTTGCGGTGGAGCGCTTTAACCCGGTGGACGCGCCACCAGGCACGCTGGGCTGGTTGGAGCCGGGCGAAGATTTGATCTGGCTGAGCGTCTCTCTGGATGAGCCTGTGCGGCGCTTCACGCTGGCCCATGAATTAGGGCATTGGGCGCTGCACCGCCGGGTCGGCGGCCAGGCCGATGTTGTTTCGGGCGGTCTGCCACTGGTTGGGTCTGATCAGCAGGGCGCCTGCACCGCTGAGGACATCGAGGCTTATCTGGCTGGGGGACTGGCGGAGGACGAACTGCTGCAACCCGGCCAATCCTATAGCCCTCGCGCCCGCCGCGAACGCGCCGCCGATGCTTTTGCCGCCGCGCTGCTCGCTCCACTTGAGCGCGTGCGCCTCCTCTTCCTGGGTACGCCTGAACGCGAGCCGTTGGACCCTGAACGTCTGGCTGCGCACTTTGGGATGACACTGCAAGCACTGTTGGGTCGCCTGGCAGAGATGCTGCGCGAGCAGCCGAATCTCAGAGAGCCAGCGATGCCGCAAGCGAGGCCAGCCAGAAGGGCGAAGACGCAGCCGACCAGCGCCCCCGGAACCTATGATCCCTGGCAGCAGGCCGCGATTGCCGCCGCGACGCCTGCCCTGGTGGTGGCTGGCCCTGGCAGCGGCAAGACCAGCACGCTGGTGGGGCGCGTGCGTCATGTGGTTGAAGAGCAGGGCGTTGCGCCTGATCGTATCCTGGCGCTGACGTTCTCGAACAAGGCTGCCCTGGAGATGCGCGAGCGGATCGCCGCGCTGCTTGGAGCAGAGTCTGTTCTGCCGACGGTCAGCACCTTCCACAGCTTTTGCGCCGATCTGCTGCGCCTGTACGGGCCGCAGGTGGGGCTGCGCCCCGATTTTGCGTTGTTGGATTTGCCGGGCAGCTACTTTCTCTTGCGCAAGGTAGCCGGGCGGCTGCCGCTGCGCCACTACGGACATTTGAGCAATCCTGAATTGCATTTTGCCACGCTGCTTGGCGCAATTTCGCGGGCGAAAGATGAGCTTGCCACTCCTGAAGACTATCTGCGCCTGGCCGAAGCGGCGCTGGTGGGTGCTCAATCGGATGAAGAGCGGCTGAAGGCAGAAAGAGCGCGCGAGGTGGCGCTGGTCTATCAGGTCTATCAGCAGGCGCTGGCGGCGCAGGGCAACGCCGATTTTGGCGATTTGATTCTGCTAGCCGTGCAGTTCCTCAAGGCGACTCCCGCCGCGCTGGCAGAACTGCATGGGCGTTACCAGCATATTCTGGTTGATGAGTTTCAGGACATCAACCGCGCCAGCGGTGTGCTGCTCAAGCTGCTGGCGGGCGAGCGAGCCAATATATGGGTGGTGGGCGATCAAGACCAGGCGATCTATCGTTTTCGCGGCGCTTCTCCGGCCAATATCGGGCAGTTTCATCGTGACTACCCTGGCGCGCAGGTGCTGCCGCTGAGCCGCAACTATCGCTCGCTGGCCGATATTGTCGCTGCCGCAGGGGCCTTTCGTGAGGCGGCGCTGCGCCTCTCTGTGAGCAGCCAGCCGGGCGCGCCAAGCGAAGATCAGAAAGAAGCCCCTGAGCGTACAAGCCAGGAAGCACCATCTGAGCAATCAGCCGCCTCCGAGAGTCAAGAGGCGGTGCGACTGGCCCCGGAGGAACCGATTATCACGCTTGCAGCAGCTCCCGATGCCCAGGGCGAGATTGCCGGTCTGGTGTCGGCTATTGAAGAGCGCCACGCGCGCGGCGTCCCCTATCGAGATCAGGTGGTGCTTTGCCGCACCCGCGAACAGGCGCGCATGGTGATCGAGGGGCTGGAGCGCGTCGGCATGCCTGCCAGCGCCGGAGGGAGCCTGTTGGAGCAGCCTGATGTCAAGGATTTGCTGGCAATCGTGGCGCTGCTGGCCGAGCCAAGCGGCATGGGCCTGCTGCGCGCGGCGGCGCAGCCCGATCATTTCATCCCGCGTGATGATCTGCTGGCGCTCTTTGCGCACGCGCAGCGCGAAGGCATTCCGGCTGGGGTCTTGCTCTGGCAGCCTGAGCGTTTGCCCACGCTTTCGCCGCAGGGATTTGTCGGGGCGATGCGTCTGGCAGACATCCTGGCAGACTTGCGCGCGACTCCTGATCTCTGGACCTTGCTGGCGCACTATGTCTTTATTCATACCGCCCTGGCGCGGCGTTTGCTCCAGGCGAATGACCAGGCTAGCCGCCAGCCAGCGCGCCCGCATCTCGACCACTTGCGCGGCGTGCTGGACCTTGCCCGACGCTTTGATACGCAGGAACGCGAGCGCGAGGCCGAAGAGGACCAGGGTGCGGCGGCTGACCCTGGCAAACGCTGGGAGCGGTTTCTGGAGTATCTGCGCGTGTTGATTGAACTGCGCGCCGATGATGGGGGACGCCGCGAGCCGGAAGATGGCGACGGCGAAGCAGCGGACATCGTGCGCGTGATGACGGTGCATGCCAGCAAGGGCCTGGAGTTTCCTGTGGTCTATCTGCCGCAACTGGCGCAGCAGCGTTTTCCGGTCAGTATGCGCAGCGAGGCCGCGCCGATGCCGCCGGGGCTGTGCGAAGATGAAACCATCCGCAGCCGCCACGATGCCCGCGTCGCGCACTTGCTCGATGAAGCCAGCCTCTTTTATGTCGGCCTGACCCGCGCCCGCGATGAACTGCTGCTGAGCTATGCCGAGCGCTATAAAAAGCGTAGGGCCGCCGCTTCCGATTTCTTGCGCCATATCGAGGAAGCGCCTGGCGCTCGCCTGCGCCGTGTCCGTTGGGGCGAAGCTGATCTGGCGGCGCTGGAAGGGAAGGCAAGCGAAGCGCAGAGCGCGGCGGATGGACTGGCGCTGGAAAAAGAACCCGGCGCTCGCCCGGCGGCTATCAGCGCCGGGGAGCTTGAAACCTATCTGCGCTGCCCACGCCAGTATCAATATCGCTATGTCTATGGTTTCCAGCCAGCGGGGCAGGGCTATCGCCAGTTCTATGAGTGTGTGCAGCGCACCCTGCGCGTTCTGCATGAGCGCCTGGCAGCCGCAGGCGCTGCATCGGGCCTGGCGAGCCAGCCAGAAGAGAACGCCAGCGCGTCAGCCGAACCAGCCTTCAGCCTGGAGGCCGCTCAGGAACTCTTTGCCGAGAACTGGCGTCAGTTTGGACCACTGGAACACCCCTTTGCGGAAAACTATTTTGCGCATGGCCTGCGCGTCATCGAACGCACCTGGAGGGGCTTGACCGGCGCTGCTGAAAGCCAGGCGCAAGAAGCGGCGACAGATAGGGCAGACGATGAGGCGCGCCCAACAGCGAAGCTGGCTGCCAGCAGCCGCCTCTCGCAGAGACTGGATGCGCGCCTGGATGGGCAGGCTATTCAGGTGACGGTTGATCGCGTGGAAGAAGAGGGGCTGCCGCTGGCCGTTGATCCTGAGCGTCCGGTCCGGCTGGTGCGGCACCGCATGAGCGGCAAAGATGAGGAGAAGGCTGATGTTGAGGTGCGCCATGTCCTTTACGCGCTGGCGCAGGAGCAGCGCACTCCTGGCCGTCCGGTGGAGGTCTATGAGCATAATCTGAGTACTGGCGCGCTTGTGCCTGTCCCGCTGGACAGCCGCGCAGCCCAGAATCGCCGCGCCGACCTGGCGGCGGCGCTGGTTGGCATGCGCGCCCGACGCTATCCACCCAAGCCAGACCGCCGCCTCTGCCCACGCTGCCCCTTCCTGATGATCTGCCCGGCGGAATAA
- a CDS encoding MBL fold metallo-hydrolase, which translates to MEQIEQEGQQPRLIEVPNSGWDSRLRLFRAGDEVDTSVLVTDRYVVVIDTMAAPELAAAIIEMIHPSLAGRQLLVINTHADYDHCWGNALFAAPGGAYPAPIIAHEQARKRLHSEEARQYLAQRQQKASRFANVRLVAPTITFTDSLLIDGGDLTLELIPTPGHTEDHLSVWIPELRLLLAGDAAEQPFPYIEAAETLPILRRSLKRLAALNAATVIPCHGDTTDPALITSNSAYFDEVERHARAALASGLVPTDWRERADIAEIISLPFEQALKNLGADPAYSKDDMYRTFHRAAVRATLAHLQQEAGR; encoded by the coding sequence GTGGAGCAGATAGAGCAGGAAGGCCAGCAGCCCAGGCTGATAGAAGTTCCTAACAGCGGCTGGGATAGTCGGCTGCGCCTCTTCAGGGCCGGGGATGAAGTCGATACCAGCGTGCTGGTTACAGATCGCTATGTCGTCGTCATAGACACGATGGCAGCGCCAGAACTGGCAGCGGCGATCATAGAAATGATCCACCCGTCACTGGCCGGGCGTCAATTGCTGGTTATCAACACCCACGCAGATTATGATCACTGCTGGGGAAACGCGCTCTTTGCCGCGCCGGGTGGGGCCTATCCGGCTCCAATCATCGCCCACGAGCAGGCGCGCAAGCGTTTGCACAGCGAGGAGGCACGCCAGTATCTGGCGCAGCGCCAGCAAAAGGCTTCGCGGTTCGCCAATGTGCGCCTGGTCGCGCCGACCATCACCTTTACCGATAGCCTGTTGATTGACGGCGGTGATCTCACCCTGGAACTGATCCCGACACCCGGGCATACTGAGGACCATCTCTCTGTCTGGATACCAGAACTGCGCCTCTTGCTGGCAGGCGATGCCGCCGAGCAGCCTTTTCCCTATATCGAAGCGGCGGAGACGCTGCCCATCCTGCGGCGTTCGCTGAAGCGGCTAGCGGCTCTGAACGCGGCAACGGTGATTCCCTGTCACGGCGATACTACCGATCCGGCGCTCATCACGAGCAACAGCGCCTATTTCGATGAGGTCGAGCGCCACGCGCGCGCCGCGCTCGCGTCTGGGCTGGTCCCAACGGATTGGCGCGAGCGCGCGGATATAGCAGAGATCATCAGCCTGCCCTTCGAGCAGGCGCTCAAGAACCTGGGAGCAGACCCTGCTTATAGTAAGGACGATATGTATCGAACCTTTCACCGCGCAGCGGTGCGCGCCACTCTGGCACATTTGCAACAGGAGGCTGGCAGATAG